From Corvus cornix cornix isolate S_Up_H32 chromosome 5, ASM73873v5, whole genome shotgun sequence, the proteins below share one genomic window:
- the CD5 gene encoding LOW QUALITY PROTEIN: T-cell surface glycoprotein CD5 (The sequence of the model RefSeq protein was modified relative to this genomic sequence to represent the inferred CDS: inserted 1 base in 1 codon), with protein sequence MPGWASTPLQPRGARGPPTLPGHWIYSPPPFPRAVDILGFGGSCTPQVSQPFPLVLGGTRGGNGAFKRGPEVTSKNHRGRKNSRFLPGPPPSPAPGRAAEAAEPPEPPVPPIPPPEPMATRLPILCLLLGMWAVPDRGAATWIPREAPLRLTRGGCRCTGILEVNWENQWRQICWESVSVDDLDWICQRLECGPLSSEPLELIIPTGKGPLRQARRCWRPPQPLGCHWELENCTAHVIVSCREAVKTTPKPPPAXPATTPEPTGPPRLRLVDGNFSCSGFLELHKQGLWGAVASVPHIWPHLATLICRELRCGTAGNSHSEPDPGIHLPVRWEAVDSCGSHSLLDCFNRTSSRGKTPAFVTCSDSQPRALRRLAAGPTPCEGDIQVFHAGRWRDLCDSGAARRAERGRQICRELGCGNLTSSTEIREPPSTGVTCGIGPLHLCQPKLGNIRSCSRTRVVCQDSKPLPAGTSAGTVVSICLALLLFLILVLICGPPAYRKLMKRISKKKQRQWIGPTGVNQTVSFHRSSTAPRPRGHGGDNDYAQPPPKSSQLSAYPALEAACRRSNPPDNSSDSDYDLHSARRV encoded by the exons ATGCCAGGATGGGCATCAACTCCTCTGCAGCCCCGGGGGGCTCGGGGTCCCCCAACTCTCCCTGGGCACTGGATATATTCACCACCTccctttcccagagctgtggaCATCCTGGGATTTGGCGGGAGCTGCACCCCACAAGTTTCTCAGCCCTTTCCCCTCGTGCTTGGCGGGACCCGGGGAGGCAACGGAGCCTTCAAACGGGGCCCAGAGGTGACGTCAAAAAAccacagagggaggaaaaacagcCGGTTCCTGCCCGGGCCCCCTCCCTCGCCTgctcccggccgggcagcgGAGGCGGCGGAGCCTCCGgagccccccgtgccccccaTCCCGCCACCGGAGCCCATGGCAACCCGGCTGCCCATCCTGTGCCTCCTGCTGGGAATGTGGG CCGTCCCTGACCGTGGAGCAGCCACCTGGATCCCTAGAG AGGCCCCCCTGAGACTCACCAGAGGCGGCTGCCGCTGCACTGGGATACTGGAGGTGAACTGGGAAAACCAATGGAGGCAAATTTGCTGGGAGAGCGTGAGTGTGGACGACCTGGATTGGATCTGCCAGCGGCTGGAGTGTGGCCCCCTCTCCTCTGAGCCCCTGGAGCTCATCATTCCCACTGGGAAGGGGCCGCTCAGGCAGgccaggaggtgctggaggcCACCGCAGCCGCTGGGATgccactgggagctggagaATTGCACGGCGCACGTGATTGTCTCCTGCAGAG AGGCAGTGAAAACCACTCCCAAGCCCCCACCGG CCCCGGCCACCACCCCAGAGCCCACAG GACCCCCCCGGCTGCGGCTGGTGGACGGCAATTTCAGCTGCTCCGGCTTCCTGGAGCTGCAcaagcaggggctgtggggggccGTGGCGAGCGTCCCGCACATCTGGCCACACCTGGCCACCCTCATCTGCCGGGAATTGCGCTGTGGCACCGCTGGGAACAGCCACAGCGAGCCGGATCCGGGGATCCACCTGCCGGTGCGGTGGGAGGCGGTGGATTCCTGTGGGAGCCACTCcctgctggactgcttcaacaGGACCAGCTCCCGGGGGAAAACGCCCGCCTTCGTCACCTGCTCAG ATTCCCAGCCGCGGGCACTGCGGAGGCTGGCGGCCGGCCCCACTCCCTGTGAAGGGGACATCCAGGTATTCCACGCAGGACGGTGGCGGGATCTGTGTGACTCCGGAGCAGCGCGGCGAGCCGAGCGTGGCCGGCAGATCTGCCGGGAGCTGGGCTGCGGGAATCTCACTTCCAGCACGGAAATCCGGGAGCCTCCCTCGACGGGAGTCACCTGTGGGATCGGCCCCCTGCACCTCTGCCAGCCCAAGCTCGGGAACATCCGGAGCTGCTCCCGGACCAGAGTCGTGT GCCAGGATTCGAAGCCGCTTCCTGCCGGGACATCCGCTGGAACCGTTGTGAGCATCTGCCTGGcgctgctgctcttcctcatcCTTGTCCTGATCTGTGGCCCTCCTGCCTACCGGAAGCTGATGAAGAGAA TCTCCAAGAAGAAGCAGCGCCAGTGGATCGGCCCCACGGGAGTCAACCAGACgg TGTCTTTCCACCGCTCCAGCACAGCGCCGAGGCCTCGGGGACACGGAGGGGACAACGACTACGCTCAGCCCCCCCCGAAGAGCTCCCAGCTCTCCGCTTATCCAG CTCTGGAAGCAGCGTGCCGGCGTTCCAACCCCCCGGATAACTCCTCGGACAGCGACTATGACCTGCACTCTGCCCGCAGGGTGTGa
- the VPS37C gene encoding vacuolar protein sorting-associated protein 37C, whose translation MDTLRNRTVEELRELQEDSQEIERLALESREVQELQLEREMALAANRSLAEQNLKFQAPLETGRSDLSKKYQELQELAGRCREQKEKLEKFSAALQPQTLLDLLQVESQKIEEESEKMAERFLEGEVPLETFLEQFSGMRKLSHLRRVRVEKLQEIVRKTEGSQERARDSQPPLPPPRPPPPPHVPTDPTKPFPSGSPALPLPYSPAPTLPPGPTAHGALPPAPFPGSPVTVGHVASSQPSSQSTFPYPLPPAPGYPAASAADSAPGYPKSTSGGFSWSPSRAPPQPLPYPAPHPSPPPARPGYSPYIPPGAGRPQCPYPTQPPLPNFPIPAQAPYPGPPPAFGYPPPPNPQRPSWPGY comes from the exons ATGGACACGCTGAGGAACCGGACGGTGGAGGAGCTccgggagctgcaggaggattCCCAGGAGATCGAGCGCTTGGCTTTGGAATCCCGGGAG gtccaggagctgcagctggaaagggagATGGCCCTGGCTGCCAACCGGAGCTTGGCCGAGCAGAACCTGAAATTCCAGGCACCGCTGGAGACGGGACGCAGCGACCTCTCCAAGAAATACCAGGAGttgcaggagctggctgggaggtgcagggagcagaaggaaaagctgg AGAAATTCTCGGCAGCACTGCAGCCTCAGACTTTGCTGGATCTCCTCCAGGTGGAAAGCCAGAAGATTGAAGAGGAATCCGAG AAAATGGCTGAGAGGTTCCTGGAGGGCGAGGTGCCCCTGGAGACGTTCCTGGAGCAGTTTTCCGGCATGAGGAAGTTGTCCCACCTGCGCCGGGTCCGagtggaaaagctgcaggagaTCGTGAGGAAGACGGAGGGATCCCAGGAGCGCGCCAGGGActctcagcctcctcttcctcctcctcgtcctcctcctcctcctcacgTTCCCACGGATCCAACAAAACCCTTCCCATCGGGATCTCCAGCCCTCCCTCTGCCCTACAGCCCGGCTCCGACCCTTCCGCCCGGCCCCACTGCCCACGGAGCGCTGCCTCCCGCCCCTTTCCCGGGATCTCCGGTCACCGTGGGACACGTGGcttcctcccagcccagctcccagtcCACCTTTCCCTACCCGCTTCCTCCAGCTCCCGGATATCCGGCGGCTTCCGCTGCCGACTCTGCGCCGGGGTATCCCAAATCCACCTCGGGAGGCTTTTCCTGGTCTCCATCCCGGGCCCCGCCGCAGCCCTTGCCCTATCCTGCTCctcatccctctcctccccctgccagaCCGGGGTACTCTCCCTACATCCCgcctggagcagggagaccGCAGTGTCCCTACCCCACTCAGCCCCCTCTCCCGAATTTCCCGATCCCAGCACAGGCTCCCTATCCTGGGCCTCCCCCAGCCTTTGGATACCCCCCACCTCCAAACCCTCAGCGTCCTTCCTGGCCTGGATACTAA